A stretch of DNA from Dehalobacterium formicoaceticum:
CAGGATCAAAAGATCTGTCAGATAAAAGGTATACATACCAAAATCAAAGAATCCGTCTAACCCTTCCAGGAAGCCTACCAGCCAAGGGGTTTCCGGGGTAAATAATCGTAGGTGCCGTGTAATAATGATGAAAAACGAATAATGAAAAAGCAAGGCAGCTAACCATAGCCATTTTTCCCATATATAGGTGATATGGCCTTTTTCCGTGATTTTTGCCGTTGTATTACGGAACAAAGAGCGAAAGAGGAAAACCTCTTTTGCCATTCTGAGCCAAACACCCAAAGTAGTTGTGGGATTTTCAACCTGATCGGATTTAATCCAATCATGAGTTTTTTGCTGACCACAGGTGGTAGGAATGCGGTAAGGCACCGGAGATTTAGCCCAACTTACAATCCGATAAACAAGTCCTGCAATCAAAACAGCAAATGCCAAATAAGGTATAAATACACCCAGAATATATTCTCCCCCGGCCATTACGCCTATATAAGGGATTAATATTAAGAGCACGATCATTAATAATGCAAAACCAACGCCCATTTTTAACCCTCACTTTTCCTATGGTTTTTGTCTTATTATCCACCTGGAAGAACAGCTTAATGTTCTGTTTCTCCTGCTCTTTCTTTCACGGCGACGGCCATCTTATATAAAATCGTCAGAACTAAGGCTCCGATCGCCCAAACACCGACAGTAACCATCAGCTCGATCAGGGAAGGCAAATACTCTGTAATTCTTTCAAAGGTATTGGGAATAAAACCACCAATAATCAAAGCTAATCCTTTTTCAATCATCATGGCCACAAAAACAAATGCACAGGCCATACCAAGATATTTTTGATTCTTCCGTGTTTTGGGATTTAATAACAATACCCATGCCACGAGAGCCAATACCGTAAATACTGCCATGAAAGGAACCAAAGCCGTATGCCCCTCCAAGCCAACAAATAAATACTGCAAGGTATGCATATGTGTTGGAACTTGGCTATAAAAAGCTGTGAAAAATTCTAACCCAATAAAGAAAAGACTGATTGTCAAAGCATAGGTGATAATCACAGAAAGTTTATTCAACACCTTGTCCTCCACCTTAAAGCTGGTGAATTTCTTCAAAAACAGCATTAAGAGGATTAATAAGGAGGGCCCGCTGGCAAAGGCCGAGGCTAAAAATCGTGCCGCCATAATAGCCGTAAGCCAGTAATGCCTTCCCGGTAAGCCGGATATTAAGAAGGCGGTTACGGTGTGAATGCTCACAGCCCAGGGAATTGATAAGTAAGCTAGACGTTTGACCCAAGTGGCCGGAGAAACAGAGTTATATTCCGCCTCTAATACGTTCCAACCTACCAAAAGATTAATCAGCAAATATCCGCTTAAAACTACCATATCCCAAAACATCATGGAATGAGGAGTTGCCATAATAATAACATTGAATAACCGATCCGGTCTCCCTAAATCTACGATGATAAACAAAAGACACATAATGACAGCAGAAATGGCCAGAAATTCACCAAAGATGGTTACTTTGCCAAACTCCTTGGCGTTATGAAGATAATATGGTAAAACTACCATCACCGCCGAAGCGGCAACCCCTACAAAGAAGGTAAATTGACCAATATACAGGCCCCAGGATACATCTCTTCCCATATTTGTAACTGTCAAACCATTTTGGAATTGATAAATATAGGCGGCAAATCCGGCCGCTATCACAGCCGCAAGAAATCCCAGCCACAACCAATATCGTTTGCTTCCGCGAAAAATATGCTCAACCATAGCGGCCCTCCTTATATAATGTAGTAAACATTGGGGAATGTCCCCATACTGGCACTGCGTTGAATGGTAGGCTGACTCTCCATCAGCTTACGTACTTCCGAATTAGGATCATTCAAATCCCCAAAATGGAGAGCTCCATTTCTGCAAGCTTCGACGCAAAGAGGTAACTCCCCTTTAACCAAACGCTCCGCACAGAAATTGCATTTTTCTACCACACCTTTGGTGCGAGTCGGATACAACATATTGGCATCTGTAATTGAGGGTCGAGGATCTTGGAAATTGAAGCTGCGGGCTCCATAAGGACATCCGGCCATACAAAAACGGCAGCCAATACAACGGTGATAGTCCATCATCACTACACCGTCTCCTCTTTTAAAGGTGGCTTTGGTCGGACAAACCCGAACACAAGCCGGATTTTCACAATGATTACAAAGGAGCAGAAAAGGTCGTTTCATTAATTCCTGGCTCATGCGCTCATGTCCCAAACCCGGAAAAGAGTGTTCAAAATCTTCCTTCCAGATCCATTTTATTTCTTCTTCTTTCGGTTTGATCTCGGGGACGTTATGACCTTTGTGACAAGCGGCGATACAATCATCACAGTTTTCACATTTCTTGGTATCAATTACCATTGCCCATCTTTTACCGTCACTGGTAACGGTACTCTGATACTTGCCTGATCCCACCTGAGCAAAAATTTTATCGGCTTTGGCGGCTCCCAATCCCAAAATACCCACGCCGCACATGCGAATAAAATTTCTTCTGTCAAGTTTCATTATAGCTCACCCCCGATATGACATGTCCAGCAATTAGGATTAACATCAGAATAGGTATGACAAGAGTCACAGAATTTTTCTTTATCTGAATGGCAGCTTAAGCAGGTGTTTTGTAAGCTCATTTCATATTCCTTACCATCGGTGGCAACATAAGTGTCAAGACCATTACGTACTGATTCAATACGCCATTCATTCAATAATTGCATATGGTTGCTTCTCATAAATTCAGTATCTTCAATACATTTTTTTTCATCTAAGGCTTGAATCTCCGGCGTATTCAGATCCAATTCCGGTGCTGCAGAGCTTTGACCAAACATGTTAAAAATCGGATAAGTTAAAGCCAACACTACCACAACCAATAGGGGTATGATGATTTTTTTATCATACATCTTGCTCACCACCAGTCGTTTCAATGGGTTCCCCTCTTAAATTCGTTTCACGTACCCGGTCCCCTTCATCTTTCATGACCAGTGCGTTTCCTAACAGCTCATGAACACCGCATACCTCCACCCCAGGGTTCCAATATTGCATGAGATGAGGCATGGCTGCTCTGTCTAAGGCACAAATACATGAAAGCATATTCACGTCATGCTGCTCCTGAACATGTTGCACCGCATTGGCCCGTGGGAAACCGCCCCGCATTCTCATTTCCAGAAACTCATCATTGTTTAATCCGGATCCGCTGCCACAGCAATAGGTTTTTTCCCGAATGGTATCATCAGGCATTTCATAGAAGTTGTTGACTACATTTTTTAAAATATAGCGGGGTTCTTCAAACAGTCCCATCGCTCGGGCAGGATTGCAGGAATCGTGATAAGTCACACGATAACCATCATTCCGGCTGGGATCAAGCTTCAGCTTTTGATGACGAATCAGATCTGAGGTAAATTCAGTAATATGAACCATTTTGGTGGAAAGAGTGTTTTCAAACTTCGTTCCTGTAATAGGTGAAACAGGCGTTTCCAGAAAATCAGCCGGACCATTCATGGTATCCATATACTGATTAACTACCCGCCACATATGGCCGCATTCTCCGCCCAGGATCCATTTAACACCCAGACGCTTCGCCTCCGCATACATTTTGATGTTTAGTCTTTTCATCATTTCATGGGAAACGAATAGACCAAAGTTCCCGCCTTCTGAAGCATAAGTGCTCAGGGTGTAATCCAATCCTATTTCATGAAAAAGCATTAAATAACCCATAAAGGTGTAGATCCCGGGGTCGGCAAAATAATCACCGGACGGGGTGATAAAGAGCACCTCGGCGCCCTTGCGATTATAGGTGGGCTCAATGCGTATTCCGGTAATGTCTTCAATATCGTCACAAAGCATATCAATGGTATCCACTACGGCATGAGGTTGGATCCCCACGTGGTTTCCTACACGGAAACAATTGGATACAGAGGCCAAAATCCAATCCGTGTTAACCCCCAGCAAACCTAAAAGTTCCCGGGCGATGATGGTAATCTCCGCCGTATCAATCCCAAAAGGACAATAAACAGAACAGCGGCGGCATTCGCTGCATTGGAAAAAGTAATAGAACCATTCTTTGACCACATGTTCCGTTAAGTCACGGGCACCGACCATTCTTCCCATAATCTTACCGGCTTTGGTGAATTCTCGCCGATAAACAGAACGGAGCAGCTCTGCCCGTAAGAAAGGCATATTCTTCGGATCTCCCGATCCGAGAAAAAAGTGACATTTATCCGCGCAAGCTCCGCAGCGCACACAAACATCCATAAACAGCTTGAGAGAACGATATTTATCTAATCTCTCTCGTAATCCCTCTAATAGAATCTCCTTCCAATTTTCCGGCAGCTGCCAGTCATCATCTTCCGGGCTCCATTTTCGAGGGTTTGGCAGTCCCAAGACTTCATGATGTTTGGGATTTGAACCATAGTTGTAAGTGCCTTTTCTGAATTCAAAGGGAGCGTTAAACCAATTATCTTTTGGCATGATAATTTTGTTGCTCACCAAAGAATCAGCTTTGGGTAGTGAACTCATTTTTGCACCCCTTCACAGCTTTTTTCTTTATTGCACAGGAAGCACCATCATCATAATCTTCCTCGGAGTTTAACCCCTCAGCCAGAGCATTGGATCTCCGGAGCAAAGCATACACTCTGCGATTTGCCTGATCCACTTTAATTTGATAAAGATTCTCCCTGCATTCCGTGTAGATATCCATGGACATGAGCAAAAGGAAATCAATCTGACCGGCAAATTCTTGCCAATTAATCCATAATTCCTCTTGATGGGTGTAATAATCTTTCATTTGCTTTTCTACGATATGCTTAAAATTCTTTAGAAAGGACAAGGTTTGAGAAGGAGAAAAATCCTGTACAGCCCAAATCCTGATAATTTTATCCAGAGAAACCGCTACATCTTCTTTTTTCTCTTTCTGGGTAAACCAGTCGACAATCCCTTCCACACCCTGACGCAGGTTATACCCCACCGGATTGCCAAAGGGGTTTTTCTTATTTCTAAAAATACGCACTGTCTCCTGGGGATACTGATTTAAGATGGCTTCAAACCAAGATTCAATCAGAGAAGCTTTATGCTCCTGGAAAAACTCTGCTAAGTTTTGCCTTTTCATGTAGTTCTAACCCCCTTCTCTGTTTCAAGGTTTCCCTTCATTGTGCATCGGATGCTGATTGATCAGTTCGTGATAAAGCTCCGGTCTTCTAAAATCTAAAAAGAAACTGGCACTCATCACTTTTCTTTCTTGCCGGCGCATCTTGTTAATCGGGGCTCCTGGCAAATCAACCACCAACAGGTTTTCCCCTTCATCGAAAGATTCCGCCACCACATTGCCCTTGGGATCCAGCACCATGGCACCGCCGCAAAATTCTTTTTCGCCACCGTCAGAGCCCACTAAATTACAGGCAGCAATGTAAACTCCATTATCATAAGCTCGCGCCGGCATATATTTTAACCAGGAATTCCGGCGGTTCCCCATAATCTGGGGTGATGCATGAGGGGCAAAGATAATTTCTGCGCCTTTTAAAGCTAACACGGTGCTTAGTTCCGGAAAATGCATATCCCAGCAGATTCCGATGCCAAATTGGGCCTTTTCCCCTGAAAAAATCGGCAGATCATCACCTGGCGTAAAACCATCAATTTCGCTTTTTCCCAAGTGAGTTTTGCGATAAGTCAAAAGCCTCCCGTCAGGGAAGGCAACCAACTGGGCAATATAAGGTTTATCGTAAGGGGAGACTTCCGGCAAGCCGGCCATAATCACCATCCCGTAACGCCGGGCCAGGTTCTGAAGGGCTTCAGAGCTTGGTCCCGGCACAATTTCTGGAATTAATAACCCCTTAGTCTTATTGTAGCCGGTAATACACAATTCGGGGAAACAAATCATATCTGCCTTTTGTTCCGCTGCTGCTTCTGCAAATTCTGCGATTTTTTTTAAATTTCCCTCAACATTGCCTGTTTCCGCCTGCATTTGCGCCAAGGCAATTCGTGTATCTTTCATGGCTGACTCCTTAACAATGGTCCAGATTAATCTTCTTCATCAAGCAAAAATTCCAGGTATGGCCGATCTAAGCTGGCCAGACCATTGACCATTAATTCCACCAAACCATCATACTGTAAGTTGTACTTTGCCGTGGCCCCATAATATTCTAAAATATCCCGGATCGCTCCTTTACAATTGGAGCATGGTGCACAAATATACTTAGGAATCTCAGTATTTTCAATGGTATCGGCAAAAGCATCTAAGATTTGCTTAAACTTCATCCTGGTACTCAAGGTATTTCTAAACTCAGCAAAATTCAAATTATTCATAATAGCAAAGCCGCCACCGCCGCCGCAGCAATAGTTATCCACACCATGGGGCGTCATTTCCCGGAACTGAGGAGCAATCACCTTTAAAATTTCTCTCTGGGGTTTGACAATCCCCATTGAACGCACATAATTACAGGGATCATGCAAGGTGACCGGGAAATTGTTTTTGGAAGGATCGAATTTTAATTTTCCGGTTCTGACCAAATCCCATAAAAGAGGCAAGAAGCTTTCTCGAGGCACATAATATGATCCGGTAGCACCTCTGTCCATTGAAACCATGGATGCACGGTGGGCGTGTCCGCATTCTCCAATGATAATTCGATTAACCCCTAATTCCTTAGCCACTTTAAACTGACCGGTGCCAATCTGCTTTGCTTGATAATCATCATACCACAGGCCATAATTTACACTGTCATAACCTAGAATATCGCTGCTTAGAGTCCAATCAAGTCCTGCTTCTTCAAAAAGAATGGCAAAAGCTGCCGGATTTTGGGGCCAGGCCATAAATTCCCCCGCGTTATGGATCAGCAAAATGTCTGCACCTTTTTTATCAATGGGCATTTTGATTTTGCGGCCCGTTTTCTCCTCAATATCTTCCTCAATAAACTCAATCACATCTAAAAAAGCAGGCTTCGACATCCCCGTGGAAGAACCGGTTTTCAATTGGTTCATGGTACCCTTCTCATGCAAAGGTTTAGGCGCAATACCCATTTCCTGGCTGAAAATCTTTCTGATTTCCTTGGCCAAAAGAGCATTGTCCAATCCCAAGGGACATTGTTGGGCACAACGACGGCACAGATTACACCGATAAGCCAATTCTGCCAATCGAGCAAGGGTTTCCCAATTTAAATCGGGATCATTTTCATCCCATTTCTTGATTAATTTCCCGTCCTTATCTAAATATTTCTTGGCAATGCGACGGAAAACTTCGGAACGATAGATCGGACGATAAAGCTCGTTATAACCACTGGCCGGATAGACATGACACCCTTCCGAACAGGTATGGCATTTAGCACAGTATTCAAAGGAAAGAAGCAAGGGCATAATCATGCCTCGGTTGGTATCATCGGAGAAGCTCTTTTCCATACCGGATAAAAACTTCTCGACAAACTCCCTTTCTTCCTCCTTGGTCTTTGGTCGTACCAAATTTTCAATACCGGCATAGCCGTCTAAGAAGGTAATATTCGATTCTGTCCATGAGCCTTTGGGCTCTTTTAAAGCCGGCTGAGACTCAATAGTATTATAGGGTGCCGGTAATTCCATATAATCCGCTAAATTAGGGGTGGAAAGCTGCACATCCTGAGGTTTGCTCATATCTGTTAAAGGTATGATTTTTTTCTTTGCGTTAGCCACCTATACTTTCCTCCTTTATCTTAATTTTCTATTTTCTGATTTCCGGGATAATGAGGAGCAGACCATTGTCCCTTCTGTTTATAACTCTTTCCGGCCGCCACCTTTTCAGCAATTTCATTGCCGGGGAGATAAGGGTCATTATCCCATAATACCTTGTGAAAGGAAAAAAACTTACCCACATAATGACTCATTTTGGTTAGCGGAATATAAATAATTACGGCTCCGGCCAAAACCAAATGAAGGGTTACTAAAGCACTCGGCGCGAATGGAAAAAATGTAAGCATACTGCCCATCATATCATGTCCGTATTGAAACATAGGGTCAGTAATAAAACATAGAAAACCGGTAAAGGCTACAGCAAAAAGGAAAAATAAATTGAAATATTCCAGTCCTGTGGTATACATTTTAAATTCCGGATTCACCATTCTTTTGATTAATAAACCGATGGAACCAATCATCACCATAATAATTCCGGCCCCACCGGCAAGGGCAATCAGGCCGTTTAACAGTGATGAATCAATAAATACCGCCAGAAAGAGCAAAACCAGCCAAGCAATCATAGCGTAAATCCCTAAATGCATGGAATAAGACAACCACCAAAAAGGTCTTTGATTGTCAAATAATTTCTTAATAAATATAATTTCCTTAGCCATATCTATGATTTCTGCAACCAATGAGGTTTCTCTCGGTTTTTCATACCATTTCGTTTCTTCCAGATAAGAACCGCCATATTCGCCGCGGCCTTTTTCCTTGGGCACGGGATAAAGTTCCCATCTGCCGTGCATGGGCATTTTTGCAAAATCATAAGCTTTCTTTAAAGAAAAACCAATGAATGCCAAAAATGCAATATACAAAAAAATCACCAAAAACATCTTTACACCTCCCAAAATATTTACCTTGCTTATTTCCCTCTATATATCATCCCTTTCCTTGCGGAAAGAGCTCGCCGCGGAAACTAAATTTTCCGCCCATCCTTTTGTTCCTAAAGCATGAATATGGTTATAACAAGCTAAAACATTTTTATAAAGAAGGCCGTCTTTTTTACCGTCAACTCCGTGCCCCCGTATCACCTGGAACGCAAAATCAATGCCTGATGTTTCCAGATTAACCACACATGAATTATGGAATTCATGTCCTTTAACGGTGGTATGCAAAGCAAAGAACGGGTTTTCTTTTTCTACTTCCATGATGGTGTAACCATGACCCTGGGGTTTGTTTTTTAATAAAACGTCAAAGGGCAACACCCCCACCATGGGATGGTGTTTTTCCCCGCTGATAATGCTTCTGCCCAGATACATCAGCCCCCCGCATTCTGCATAAACGGGCAGTCCTGCTTCAATTTGCTGGGCAATGGCCGCCCTAATCTTCTGATTTCGCCCCAATTCCTCTGCAAAAATTTCCGGGAAGCCTCCTCCGATAAAAAGGGCGTCCACTTGGGGAAGTGTCGAATCTTCCAAGGCATTAATATAGACCAATTCCGCTCCTGCCCGTTCCAGACTTTCCAAATTTTCCGGATAATAAAAGGTAAAGGAACGATCCTTAATAATACCTACTTTTACCTGATCTTTCGTCCCAGAGGATATTGCTCCATCAAAGTCATTTTTTATGGGCAATGCCGGTGCCTCGGCAGCAATTTCATAAATCTTTTTTAAATCCAGGGTTTGCTGCGCGATGGCAACAATATCATCAATGGCTTGCTGTAATCGTTCATTTTCCTCGGCTGGTACCAAGCCTAAATGGCGATTGGGGATGGAGAATTTTGCGTTTTTGGGGATCACACCCAGAACAGGAAGACCGCAATACTTTTCGATCGCTCCGATTAAAATATCCTGATGCCGGGGACGAGCCACATTGTTCAGAATTACCCCAGCCACATGAACCTGGGGATCAAAATCCTTGAAACCCTTCACCAAGGGGGCGACACTCCTTGTCATGCGGTTACAATTGACCACCAGAATAACCGGCGCTTCGATTATTTTGGCAATCTGAGCCGTACTGCCGCTGCCTTCAAGATCCAGGCCGTCAAACATTCCCATGGCGCCCTCAACTACTGCGATCTGGGCACCCGCTGACCCTGCTTGGGCTACAGATGCTCTAATACTTTCTTCATCCATAAGATAGCAATCCAGGTTCCGGCACAAACGGCCGGAAACCTGGGAGAGCCAGCTGGGATCAATAAAATCCGGTCCCTTTTTAAAAGGCTGAACCGCAAGTCCGCTTTTTACCAAAGCACCAATGAGACCGATGCTCACCGTAGTTTTGCCTGACTGCCCATGAGGAGCACTGATCACGATGCGGGGAATATTCTGTTCTCTCTTCATGGCGGTTCCTCCTTGTTATTCATCTCGTTCTTGATAAATCTTAATCAGCATCAGTTAATTCCGGTAAAGCGGAAGTGCCGCCTTTCATGAAAGAGACATTTTGATAGCCCTTTCCCTGGAGTAAAGTGGCAGCTTCATAGGATCGAATCCCTAAGGGGCAAAAAGCGATAATTTTTCTATGGGGGGGTATCTCACCGTATCTTGCCCTTAATTCCGTGATGGGAATGTTGACCACGACTCCTCCTTTAAGAGGACGTAGTTTTGCTTCTTTGGCTGATCGTACATCCAGCATAATAAAGTCAGCTTTATCTGCCAGCATCTGTTTTACTTCGGGAACAGAAACACCTTTAACCAGACCTTCTTTTAAATTAAGCAAGGCATTTGCTCCATGAATACCAATGTCAATGGGTGTGGAAAAAGGCGGAGCATATCCCGTATCAAAGTGAGAAATCTGTTCCAAATCCGCCCCCATATAAATGGCTGCGGAGTAAACATCCAACCTTTTGATAACCTCACCCATACCCGCCACCTGGGCGCCAAGCAATTTACCTGTTTCTTGATGGGCAATCAACTTTAAAATTGCTTTCCCATGCATCGGATGGTAATGAGCGGTATCATGCCCGGAGACAATGGTGCTGATCACAGGATATCCTAATTTTAGCGCTTCTTTTTCGGTAAGGCCGGTTTTACCTGCATTATACTCACCAGCTTGAATGGCTGATGTGCCCAGGATCCCGGGAAAAGTCTCTTTCTTCCCTGCTAAATTGCTGCCGATAACACGACCGTGTTTATTCGAGGTTGATGCTAGGGGAACATAAACCTTCTGACCTGATACT
This window harbors:
- the dsrM gene encoding sulfate reduction electron transfer complex DsrMKJOP subunit DsrM — encoded protein: MGVGFALLMIVLLILIPYIGVMAGGEYILGVFIPYLAFAVLIAGLVYRIVSWAKSPVPYRIPTTCGQQKTHDWIKSDQVENPTTTLGVWLRMAKEVFLFRSLFRNTTAKITEKGHITYIWEKWLWLAALLFHYSFFIIITRHLRLFTPETPWLVGFLEGLDGFFDFGMYTFYLTDLLILAALTYLLIRRFALPMVRYVSLAADYFPLFLILSIAGSGVLMKYFFRADVAGVKELAMGLISFQPVVPVGIGSMFYIHLFLVCVLLAYFPFSKLMHGPGLFLSPTRNLANNSRIKRHINPWNYPVKVHTYQEYEEEFGKVMKAAGLPLDDEANATK
- the dsrP gene encoding sulfate reduction electron transfer complex DsrMKJOP subunit DsrP, producing MVEHIFRGSKRYWLWLGFLAAVIAAGFAAYIYQFQNGLTVTNMGRDVSWGLYIGQFTFFVGVAASAVMVVLPYYLHNAKEFGKVTIFGEFLAISAVIMCLLFIIVDLGRPDRLFNVIIMATPHSMMFWDMVVLSGYLLINLLVGWNVLEAEYNSVSPATWVKRLAYLSIPWAVSIHTVTAFLISGLPGRHYWLTAIMAARFLASAFASGPSLLILLMLFLKKFTSFKVEDKVLNKLSVIITYALTISLFFIGLEFFTAFYSQVPTHMHTLQYLFVGLEGHTALVPFMAVFTVLALVAWVLLLNPKTRKNQKYLGMACAFVFVAMMIEKGLALIIGGFIPNTFERITEYLPSLIELMVTVGVWAIGALVLTILYKMAVAVKERAGETEH
- the dsrO gene encoding sulfate reduction electron transfer complex DsrMKJOP subunit DsrO produces the protein MKLDRRNFIRMCGVGILGLGAAKADKIFAQVGSGKYQSTVTSDGKRWAMVIDTKKCENCDDCIAACHKGHNVPEIKPKEEEIKWIWKEDFEHSFPGLGHERMSQELMKRPFLLLCNHCENPACVRVCPTKATFKRGDGVVMMDYHRCIGCRFCMAGCPYGARSFNFQDPRPSITDANMLYPTRTKGVVEKCNFCAERLVKGELPLCVEACRNGALHFGDLNDPNSEVRKLMESQPTIQRSASMGTFPNVYYII
- the dsrJ gene encoding sulfate reduction electron transfer complex DsrMKJOP subunit DsrJ; translation: MYDKKIIIPLLVVVVLALTYPIFNMFGQSSAAPELDLNTPEIQALDEKKCIEDTEFMRSNHMQLLNEWRIESVRNGLDTYVATDGKEYEMSLQNTCLSCHSDKEKFCDSCHTYSDVNPNCWTCHIGGEL
- the dsrK gene encoding sulfate reduction electron transfer complex DsrMKJOP subunit DsrK, translating into MSSLPKADSLVSNKIIMPKDNWFNAPFEFRKGTYNYGSNPKHHEVLGLPNPRKWSPEDDDWQLPENWKEILLEGLRERLDKYRSLKLFMDVCVRCGACADKCHFFLGSGDPKNMPFLRAELLRSVYRREFTKAGKIMGRMVGARDLTEHVVKEWFYYFFQCSECRRCSVYCPFGIDTAEITIIARELLGLLGVNTDWILASVSNCFRVGNHVGIQPHAVVDTIDMLCDDIEDITGIRIEPTYNRKGAEVLFITPSGDYFADPGIYTFMGYLMLFHEIGLDYTLSTYASEGGNFGLFVSHEMMKRLNIKMYAEAKRLGVKWILGGECGHMWRVVNQYMDTMNGPADFLETPVSPITGTKFENTLSTKMVHITEFTSDLIRHQKLKLDPSRNDGYRVTYHDSCNPARAMGLFEEPRYILKNVVNNFYEMPDDTIREKTYCCGSGSGLNNDEFLEMRMRGGFPRANAVQHVQEQHDVNMLSCICALDRAAMPHLMQYWNPGVEVCGVHELLGNALVMKDEGDRVRETNLRGEPIETTGGEQDV
- a CDS encoding RsbRD N-terminal domain-containing protein produces the protein MKRQNLAEFFQEHKASLIESWFEAILNQYPQETVRIFRNKKNPFGNPVGYNLRQGVEGIVDWFTQKEKKEDVAVSLDKIIRIWAVQDFSPSQTLSFLKNFKHIVEKQMKDYYTHQEELWINWQEFAGQIDFLLLMSMDIYTECRENLYQIKVDQANRRVYALLRRSNALAEGLNSEEDYDDGASCAIKKKAVKGCKNEFTTQS
- a CDS encoding nitrilase-related carbon-nitrogen hydrolase; the encoded protein is MKDTRIALAQMQAETGNVEGNLKKIAEFAEAAAEQKADMICFPELCITGYNKTKGLLIPEIVPGPSSEALQNLARRYGMVIMAGLPEVSPYDKPYIAQLVAFPDGRLLTYRKTHLGKSEIDGFTPGDDLPIFSGEKAQFGIGICWDMHFPELSTVLALKGAEIIFAPHASPQIMGNRRNSWLKYMPARAYDNGVYIAACNLVGSDGGEKEFCGGAMVLDPKGNVVAESFDEGENLLVVDLPGAPINKMRRQERKVMSASFFLDFRRPELYHELINQHPMHNEGKP
- a CDS encoding (Fe-S)-binding protein encodes the protein MSKPQDVQLSTPNLADYMELPAPYNTIESQPALKEPKGSWTESNITFLDGYAGIENLVRPKTKEEEREFVEKFLSGMEKSFSDDTNRGMIMPLLLSFEYCAKCHTCSEGCHVYPASGYNELYRPIYRSEVFRRIAKKYLDKDGKLIKKWDENDPDLNWETLARLAELAYRCNLCRRCAQQCPLGLDNALLAKEIRKIFSQEMGIAPKPLHEKGTMNQLKTGSSTGMSKPAFLDVIEFIEEDIEEKTGRKIKMPIDKKGADILLIHNAGEFMAWPQNPAAFAILFEEAGLDWTLSSDILGYDSVNYGLWYDDYQAKQIGTGQFKVAKELGVNRIIIGECGHAHRASMVSMDRGATGSYYVPRESFLPLLWDLVRTGKLKFDPSKNNFPVTLHDPCNYVRSMGIVKPQREILKVIAPQFREMTPHGVDNYCCGGGGGFAIMNNLNFAEFRNTLSTRMKFKQILDAFADTIENTEIPKYICAPCSNCKGAIRDILEYYGATAKYNLQYDGLVELMVNGLASLDRPYLEFLLDEED
- a CDS encoding respiratory nitrate reductase subunit gamma, with the protein product MFLVIFLYIAFLAFIGFSLKKAYDFAKMPMHGRWELYPVPKEKGRGEYGGSYLEETKWYEKPRETSLVAEIIDMAKEIIFIKKLFDNQRPFWWLSYSMHLGIYAMIAWLVLLFLAVFIDSSLLNGLIALAGGAGIIMVMIGSIGLLIKRMVNPEFKMYTTGLEYFNLFFLFAVAFTGFLCFITDPMFQYGHDMMGSMLTFFPFAPSALVTLHLVLAGAVIIYIPLTKMSHYVGKFFSFHKVLWDNDPYLPGNEIAEKVAAGKSYKQKGQWSAPHYPGNQKIEN
- a CDS encoding cobyrinate a,c-diamide synthase; the protein is MKREQNIPRIVISAPHGQSGKTTVSIGLIGALVKSGLAVQPFKKGPDFIDPSWLSQVSGRLCRNLDCYLMDEESIRASVAQAGSAGAQIAVVEGAMGMFDGLDLEGSGSTAQIAKIIEAPVILVVNCNRMTRSVAPLVKGFKDFDPQVHVAGVILNNVARPRHQDILIGAIEKYCGLPVLGVIPKNAKFSIPNRHLGLVPAEENERLQQAIDDIVAIAQQTLDLKKIYEIAAEAPALPIKNDFDGAISSGTKDQVKVGIIKDRSFTFYYPENLESLERAGAELVYINALEDSTLPQVDALFIGGGFPEIFAEELGRNQKIRAAIAQQIEAGLPVYAECGGLMYLGRSIISGEKHHPMVGVLPFDVLLKNKPQGHGYTIMEVEKENPFFALHTTVKGHEFHNSCVVNLETSGIDFAFQVIRGHGVDGKKDGLLYKNVLACYNHIHALGTKGWAENLVSAASSFRKERDDI